In Erigeron canadensis isolate Cc75 chromosome 1, C_canadensis_v1, whole genome shotgun sequence, a single window of DNA contains:
- the LOC122589015 gene encoding uncharacterized protein LOC122589015, producing MDPDHARQTGPMALSQQIPKLSLTPSYKTFPHFIPIPSSNSHSFSIHHKHFLKHLQVLTELANFQSPLSDSGNGNVVLTLYHALSTRDVKTVSKLLAHDLEWWFHGPPSHQYMMQLLTGTENNKITNTFDSFQFIPLSIDEFGSTVIVEGCDKKRDIYWIHAWTVNSFGIITQVREYFNTSLTVTRFLANSKETIKVSAVKSLHCPSVWESSLTKSVGKSVPGLVLAI from the coding sequence atggaCCCCGATCACGCTCGCCAAACAGGACCGATGGCATTATCACAACAAATTCCCAAATTATCCTTAACACCCTCCTATAAAACCTTCcctcatttcattccaattccatcatcCAATTCCCATTCCTTTTCCATTCAccacaaacattttttaaaacacTTACAAGTTTTAACAGAACTGGCCAACTTTCAATCTCCACTTTCCGATTCCGGAAACGGAAACGTAGTCTTAACACTCTACCATGCGCTAAGTACTCGCGACGTTAAAACCGTCAGCAAGCTCTTAGCACATGATCTCGAGTGGTGGTTTCATGGCCCTCCATCTCACCAATATATGATGCAATTGTTAACTGGTACCGAaaacaacaaaattacaaacACGTTCGATTCATTTCAATTTATTCCTCTTTCCATAGACGAATTTGGGTCTACGGTAATTGTCGAAGGGTGTGACAAAAAACGCGATATTTATTGGATTCATGCGTGGACCGTGAACTCATTTGGGATAATAACGCAAGTTCGTGAGTATTTTAATACTTCCTTGACGGTCACTCGGTTTCTCGCGAATTCGAAAGAAACAATTAAGGTTTCTGCCGTTAAGTCGTTACATTGTCCTTCTGTTTGGGAGAGTAGTTTGACGAAAAGTGTCGGGAAATCTGTTCCTGGTTTAGTTCTCGCGATATAG
- the LOC122582168 gene encoding uncharacterized protein LOC122582168, which produces MSPIEKDRVEDEGSNGCKPITPAHPDIKTSNIPHTNEDSSVNGSHSSQNNKATNFLHFRKKVNWESLKKMAKEWIKNPMNMALLIWILCVTISGAILFFVMTGMLNHALPRKYQREAWFEVNNQILNALFTLICLYHHPRRIYHLVLLLRWKSKDVTTLRKAYCKNGTYKPNERKHMVIVVLLLNLNCFAQYALCSINVGYSRSKRPALGVAITISVAIAAAAMAGVYTIASPLGKDYDTGPDLESQTKEDNVVKSLEKRLSFSLSASESRPKWNGGILDFWNDISIAYLSLFCSFCVFGWNMERLGFGNMYVHTATFLLLCFAPFWIFTMAAINIKNENIRETLGIAGLLLCVFGLLYGGFWRIQMRRRYNLPPSGSCCGKPAIIDCALWLFCCWCSLAQEVRTGNFYDIVEDKFYEKPSKESGLGLSPGSPVHDSSSLTPGRDRLTEVNGNSTGELLMVEDDLPSRSKDVSLEPPFQSIISREGNDGDGGRFCEVTKIPLILK; this is translated from the exons ATGTCGCCAATTGAAAAGGACAGAGTTGAAGACGAAGGATCCAATGGATGCAAACCCATAACTCCTGCTCATCCAGATATTAAAACCTCTAACATACCTCATACGAATGAGGACAGTAGTGTTAATGGCAGCCATAGTTCACAGAACAACAAAGCAACGAATTTCCTTCATTTTCGTAAGAAAGTTAATTGGGAATCCCTTAAAAAGATGGCTAAAGAGTGGATAAAGAACCCGATGAATATGGCCCTTTTGATCTGGATCCTATGTGTCACTATCTCGGGTGCAATTCTCTTCTTTGTAATGACAGGTATGTTAAATCACGCCCTTCCACGAAAATACCAAAGAGAAGCATGGTTTGAAGTAAACAATCAAATCCTAAACGCCCTGTTTACTCTGATATGTCTGTACCATCATCCTCGTAGGATTTACCACCTCGTGCTCCTTTTAAGATGGAAATCAAAAGACGTGACCACGTTAAGAAAAGCATACTGCAAAAATGGTACTTATAAACCGAACGAAAGGAAACATATGGTTATAGTTGTTTTACTTCTTAACCTCAACTGTTTTGCGCAATATGCTTTGTGCAGTATAAATGTTGGGTACAGTAGATCAAAAAGACCAGCACTCGGGGTGGCAATAACCATATCTGTAGCAATTGCCGCAGCTGCAATGGCTGGCGTGTACACTATTGCTAGCCCGTTAGGCAAAGATTATGACACTGGGCCTGATTTAGAGTCCCAAACTAAAGAAGATAATGTTGTGAAATCATTGGAAAAAAGATTGTCGTTTTCACTTTCTGCAAGTGAAAGTAGACCTAAATGGAATGGAGGTATACTTGATTTCTGGAATGATATTTCTATTGCATACCTTTCATTGTTCTGTAGCTTTTGTGTTTTTGGGTGGAATATGGAAAGACTCGGGTTTGGAAACATGTATGTCCACACAGCTACGTTTCTTTTACTTTGTTTTGCCCCGTTTTGGATATTCACAATGGCTGCTATTAACATCAAGAATGAGAATATAAGAGAGACTTTAGGGATTGCGGGACTCTTGTTATGTGTATTTGGTTTACTTTATGGCGGGTTTTGGAGGATCCAAATGAGGAGAAGATATAACTTACCACCATCTGGTTCATGCTGTGGTAAACCCGCGATCATTGATTGTGCATTATGGCTTTTTTGCTGTTGGTGTTCTCTTGCACAAGAAGTCCGAACTGGAAACTTTTATGATATTGTGGAGGATAAGTTTTATGAGAAACCAAGTAAAGAGTCCGGGCTTGGGTTAAGCCCGGGTTCTCCTGTTCATGATAGCTCATCATTAACCCCGGGTCGTGACAGGCTTACGGAGGTTAATGGAAATTCAACTGGAGAGTTATTAATGGTAGAGGATGATTTACCCTCAAGAAGTAAAGATGTTTCCCTTGAACCACCTTTTCAATCCATCATAAGTAGAGAAG GAAATGACGGAGATGGAGGTCGTTTTTGTGAAGTTACAAAAATACCCTTGATCCTAAAGTAA